A genomic window from Anoplolepis gracilipes chromosome 6, ASM4749672v1, whole genome shotgun sequence includes:
- the Lov gene encoding protein jim lovell isoform X1, which translates to MSSVGDSPDRMGVQSLYSLRWNNHQAHIQQFFQELLHEENLVDVTLICAESSVKAHKVVLSACSPFFQRIFSETPCKHPVVVLKDFSNHVLSTLIDFMYGGEVKIAQEELPGLMKAAEVLQVRGLSSSERRLVSEEPRPLSSSSTLPEFMPEDARHDTPEEDDSALENTKEIKPTLFQQTRDHPTKPLIGHVNFGIRETCNSPLMPRRKQARPRRRSSELLPQDLSRRSTPPASVSPIPSSGILNLSGNQHQGQQQQQQPQLHLQQSHYSQQMINRNDQQQMINAQQNQHQQHQEDMAENLSMKKSISPSGLDHHHVKTEGSEATSSPRGSPLTGTSLLHPDSSMHDIPAAVAAAVATVIPSMSLAQTQPPEYLTNLSHLASQWLPGQSPLPPPPPQSHHPREDSPHGPGRSHPYQQQQQQESSIVSRRSSLPSMFPLDGVALGGGLFSHASTYDRTVLTDSFLADNFKPETLQNIFGAPNLGPPPTKKSKKHRNDSDGTPRRWNDHNSRSLAVNRPKGQHSAPRGGPPRSWTNNELTLALQHVWEKKLTTSQASRLFGIPYNSLLMYVRGKYGKSLKLEQLRKNCTGANTPEIMNNNNIKPVQQSAQISHAFATLSLQHPDNSGYASHRSLIGGNMTQPQGFYPAEYAASYPLGVNLAHLMPPSEQKPFESANSSGDGGCLGDGNGGGDLTNSQTSETPSPIVDHHHHQESSSSTSMQPQPTQSAPALLQQNGSD; encoded by the coding sequence TCCTTTCTTCCAAAGGATATTCTCGGAGACTCCATGTAAACATCCCGTGGTCGTGCTGAAGGATTTTTCGAATCATGTATTGTCGACGCTGATCGACTTCATGTATGGCGGCGAGGTGAAAATTGCCCAAGAGGAATTACCAGGTTTAATGAAAGCGGCCGAAGTTCTGCAAGTACGCGGTCTATCGTCGTCAGAACGTAGACTTGTGTCGGAAGAACCCAGACCGTTGTCATCCTCGTCGACACTTCCGGAATTTATGCCAGAAGACGCGCGACACGACACTCCGGAGGAGGACGATAGCGCGTTGGAGAACACGAAGGAAATAAAGCCCACGCTGTTTCAACAAACGAGGGACCATCCAACCAAACCGCTCATTGGCCATGTGAACTTTGGCATCCGTGAGACCTGTAATTCGCCCCTGATGCCGCGTCGAAAGCAGGCGCGTCCGCGCCGACGTTCCAGCGAACTGCTGCCGCAGGATCTGAGCAGACGCTCGACTCCGCCGGCTAGCGTGAGTCCAATACCGTCGAGTGGTATTCTTAATCTCAGCGGTAACCAGCACCAAggacagcagcagcaacagcaaccGCAGCTGCATCTACAACAATCTCATTATTCTCAACAAATGATCAACAGAAATGATCAACAACAAATGATCAACGCTCAACAGAATCAACATCAACAGCATCAAGAAGATATGGCGGAGAATCTCTCTATGAAGAAGTCCATATCGCCGAGCGGATTGGATCACCATCATGTGAAAACAGAGGGCAGCGAAGCGACGAGCAGTCCGCGTGGTTCGCCACTTACGGGGACGAGTCTTCTGCATCCGGACAGCTCTATGCACGACATCCCGGCGGCCGTAGCGGCGGCGGTCGCCACCGTGATACCGTCGATGTCTCTGGCGCAAACGCAACCCCCCGAGTACCTGACAAACCTCAGCCATTTGGCGAGCCAATGGCTGCCCGGGCAAAGTCCACTGCCGCCGCCTCCACCACAGAGCCATCATCCACGCGAAGACAGTCCGCACGGGCCCGGTAGATCCCATCCGTatcagcagcaacagcaacaggAGTCGTCGATAGTATCGCGACGTAGTTCCTTGCCATCCATGTTTCCATTGGACGGCGTGGCTCTCGGCGGCGGACTTTTTTCTCATGCCAGCACGTATGACAGGACAGTTCTCACAGATTCGTTTCTCGCGGATAATTTCAAACCGGAAACATTGCAGAACATTTTTGGTGCTCCAAATCTTGGTCCTCCTCCCACGAAGAAATCGAAAAAACACCGGAACGACAGCGACGGAACACCACGTAGATGGAATGATCACAACAGCCGCTCGCTCGCGGTAAACAGGCCGAAGGGGCAACATAGTGCGCCGCGCGGGGGTCCGCCGAGATCGTGGACAAATAATGAACTTACGTTAGCTCTGCAGCATGTTTGGGAAAAGAAACTCACCACGTCGCAAGCTAGTCGATTGTTCGGGATTCCTTATAACAGTCTACTGATGTATGTGCGCGGCAAATACGGGAAGAGTCTCAAACTGGAGCAACTGCGTAAGAATTGTACCGGCGCCAATACTCCCGAGATTATGAACAACAATAACATCAAGCCCGTCCAACAGTCGGCGCAGATAAGTCATGCGTTCGCAACTCTGTCGTTGCAACATCCAGACAACAGCGGCTACGCTTCTCATCGCTCTCTGATCGGCGGCAACATGACGCAGCCGCAAGGCTTTTATCCCGCCGAGTATGCCGCGTCTTATCCTCTGGGAGTGAATTTAGCACATCTGATGCCTCCGAGCGAACAAAAACCCTTCGAATCCGCGAATTCAAGCGGCGATGGTGGATGTTTAGGAGATGGTAACGGTGGCGGCGATCTGACGAACTCGCAGACCAGCGAAACACCGTCGCCCATAGTcgatcatcatcatcatcaagAGTCGTCGTCATCGACATCGATGCAACCGCAACCGACACAGTCAGCGCCTGCATTGCTGCAACAGAACGGTTCGGATTAG
- the Lov gene encoding uncharacterized protein Lov isoform X2 has translation MHAQTDYKNNFTPFFQRIFSETPCKHPVVVLKDFSNHVLSTLIDFMYGGEVKIAQEELPGLMKAAEVLQVRGLSSSERRLVSEEPRPLSSSSTLPEFMPEDARHDTPEEDDSALENTKEIKPTLFQQTRDHPTKPLIGHVNFGIRETCNSPLMPRRKQARPRRRSSELLPQDLSRRSTPPASVSPIPSSGILNLSGNQHQGQQQQQQPQLHLQQSHYSQQMINRNDQQQMINAQQNQHQQHQEDMAENLSMKKSISPSGLDHHHVKTEGSEATSSPRGSPLTGTSLLHPDSSMHDIPAAVAAAVATVIPSMSLAQTQPPEYLTNLSHLASQWLPGQSPLPPPPPQSHHPREDSPHGPGRSHPYQQQQQQESSIVSRRSSLPSMFPLDGVALGGGLFSHASTYDRTVLTDSFLADNFKPETLQNIFGAPNLGPPPTKKSKKHRNDSDGTPRRWNDHNSRSLAVNRPKGQHSAPRGGPPRSWTNNELTLALQHVWEKKLTTSQASRLFGIPYNSLLMYVRGKYGKSLKLEQLRKNCTGANTPEIMNNNNIKPVQQSAQISHAFATLSLQHPDNSGYASHRSLIGGNMTQPQGFYPAEYAASYPLGVNLAHLMPPSEQKPFESANSSGDGGCLGDGNGGGDLTNSQTSETPSPIVDHHHHQESSSSTSMQPQPTQSAPALLQQNGSD, from the coding sequence TCCTTTCTTCCAAAGGATATTCTCGGAGACTCCATGTAAACATCCCGTGGTCGTGCTGAAGGATTTTTCGAATCATGTATTGTCGACGCTGATCGACTTCATGTATGGCGGCGAGGTGAAAATTGCCCAAGAGGAATTACCAGGTTTAATGAAAGCGGCCGAAGTTCTGCAAGTACGCGGTCTATCGTCGTCAGAACGTAGACTTGTGTCGGAAGAACCCAGACCGTTGTCATCCTCGTCGACACTTCCGGAATTTATGCCAGAAGACGCGCGACACGACACTCCGGAGGAGGACGATAGCGCGTTGGAGAACACGAAGGAAATAAAGCCCACGCTGTTTCAACAAACGAGGGACCATCCAACCAAACCGCTCATTGGCCATGTGAACTTTGGCATCCGTGAGACCTGTAATTCGCCCCTGATGCCGCGTCGAAAGCAGGCGCGTCCGCGCCGACGTTCCAGCGAACTGCTGCCGCAGGATCTGAGCAGACGCTCGACTCCGCCGGCTAGCGTGAGTCCAATACCGTCGAGTGGTATTCTTAATCTCAGCGGTAACCAGCACCAAggacagcagcagcaacagcaaccGCAGCTGCATCTACAACAATCTCATTATTCTCAACAAATGATCAACAGAAATGATCAACAACAAATGATCAACGCTCAACAGAATCAACATCAACAGCATCAAGAAGATATGGCGGAGAATCTCTCTATGAAGAAGTCCATATCGCCGAGCGGATTGGATCACCATCATGTGAAAACAGAGGGCAGCGAAGCGACGAGCAGTCCGCGTGGTTCGCCACTTACGGGGACGAGTCTTCTGCATCCGGACAGCTCTATGCACGACATCCCGGCGGCCGTAGCGGCGGCGGTCGCCACCGTGATACCGTCGATGTCTCTGGCGCAAACGCAACCCCCCGAGTACCTGACAAACCTCAGCCATTTGGCGAGCCAATGGCTGCCCGGGCAAAGTCCACTGCCGCCGCCTCCACCACAGAGCCATCATCCACGCGAAGACAGTCCGCACGGGCCCGGTAGATCCCATCCGTatcagcagcaacagcaacaggAGTCGTCGATAGTATCGCGACGTAGTTCCTTGCCATCCATGTTTCCATTGGACGGCGTGGCTCTCGGCGGCGGACTTTTTTCTCATGCCAGCACGTATGACAGGACAGTTCTCACAGATTCGTTTCTCGCGGATAATTTCAAACCGGAAACATTGCAGAACATTTTTGGTGCTCCAAATCTTGGTCCTCCTCCCACGAAGAAATCGAAAAAACACCGGAACGACAGCGACGGAACACCACGTAGATGGAATGATCACAACAGCCGCTCGCTCGCGGTAAACAGGCCGAAGGGGCAACATAGTGCGCCGCGCGGGGGTCCGCCGAGATCGTGGACAAATAATGAACTTACGTTAGCTCTGCAGCATGTTTGGGAAAAGAAACTCACCACGTCGCAAGCTAGTCGATTGTTCGGGATTCCTTATAACAGTCTACTGATGTATGTGCGCGGCAAATACGGGAAGAGTCTCAAACTGGAGCAACTGCGTAAGAATTGTACCGGCGCCAATACTCCCGAGATTATGAACAACAATAACATCAAGCCCGTCCAACAGTCGGCGCAGATAAGTCATGCGTTCGCAACTCTGTCGTTGCAACATCCAGACAACAGCGGCTACGCTTCTCATCGCTCTCTGATCGGCGGCAACATGACGCAGCCGCAAGGCTTTTATCCCGCCGAGTATGCCGCGTCTTATCCTCTGGGAGTGAATTTAGCACATCTGATGCCTCCGAGCGAACAAAAACCCTTCGAATCCGCGAATTCAAGCGGCGATGGTGGATGTTTAGGAGATGGTAACGGTGGCGGCGATCTGACGAACTCGCAGACCAGCGAAACACCGTCGCCCATAGTcgatcatcatcatcatcaagAGTCGTCGTCATCGACATCGATGCAACCGCAACCGACACAGTCAGCGCCTGCATTGCTGCAACAGAACGGTTCGGATTAG
- the Lov gene encoding uncharacterized protein Lov isoform X3: MYGGEVKIAQEELPGLMKAAEVLQVRGLSSSERRLVSEEPRPLSSSSTLPEFMPEDARHDTPEEDDSALENTKEIKPTLFQQTRDHPTKPLIGHVNFGIRETCNSPLMPRRKQARPRRRSSELLPQDLSRRSTPPASVSPIPSSGILNLSGNQHQGQQQQQQPQLHLQQSHYSQQMINRNDQQQMINAQQNQHQQHQEDMAENLSMKKSISPSGLDHHHVKTEGSEATSSPRGSPLTGTSLLHPDSSMHDIPAAVAAAVATVIPSMSLAQTQPPEYLTNLSHLASQWLPGQSPLPPPPPQSHHPREDSPHGPGRSHPYQQQQQQESSIVSRRSSLPSMFPLDGVALGGGLFSHASTYDRTVLTDSFLADNFKPETLQNIFGAPNLGPPPTKKSKKHRNDSDGTPRRWNDHNSRSLAVNRPKGQHSAPRGGPPRSWTNNELTLALQHVWEKKLTTSQASRLFGIPYNSLLMYVRGKYGKSLKLEQLRKNCTGANTPEIMNNNNIKPVQQSAQISHAFATLSLQHPDNSGYASHRSLIGGNMTQPQGFYPAEYAASYPLGVNLAHLMPPSEQKPFESANSSGDGGCLGDGNGGGDLTNSQTSETPSPIVDHHHHQESSSSTSMQPQPTQSAPALLQQNGSD, encoded by the coding sequence ATGTATGGCGGCGAGGTGAAAATTGCCCAAGAGGAATTACCAGGTTTAATGAAAGCGGCCGAAGTTCTGCAAGTACGCGGTCTATCGTCGTCAGAACGTAGACTTGTGTCGGAAGAACCCAGACCGTTGTCATCCTCGTCGACACTTCCGGAATTTATGCCAGAAGACGCGCGACACGACACTCCGGAGGAGGACGATAGCGCGTTGGAGAACACGAAGGAAATAAAGCCCACGCTGTTTCAACAAACGAGGGACCATCCAACCAAACCGCTCATTGGCCATGTGAACTTTGGCATCCGTGAGACCTGTAATTCGCCCCTGATGCCGCGTCGAAAGCAGGCGCGTCCGCGCCGACGTTCCAGCGAACTGCTGCCGCAGGATCTGAGCAGACGCTCGACTCCGCCGGCTAGCGTGAGTCCAATACCGTCGAGTGGTATTCTTAATCTCAGCGGTAACCAGCACCAAggacagcagcagcaacagcaaccGCAGCTGCATCTACAACAATCTCATTATTCTCAACAAATGATCAACAGAAATGATCAACAACAAATGATCAACGCTCAACAGAATCAACATCAACAGCATCAAGAAGATATGGCGGAGAATCTCTCTATGAAGAAGTCCATATCGCCGAGCGGATTGGATCACCATCATGTGAAAACAGAGGGCAGCGAAGCGACGAGCAGTCCGCGTGGTTCGCCACTTACGGGGACGAGTCTTCTGCATCCGGACAGCTCTATGCACGACATCCCGGCGGCCGTAGCGGCGGCGGTCGCCACCGTGATACCGTCGATGTCTCTGGCGCAAACGCAACCCCCCGAGTACCTGACAAACCTCAGCCATTTGGCGAGCCAATGGCTGCCCGGGCAAAGTCCACTGCCGCCGCCTCCACCACAGAGCCATCATCCACGCGAAGACAGTCCGCACGGGCCCGGTAGATCCCATCCGTatcagcagcaacagcaacaggAGTCGTCGATAGTATCGCGACGTAGTTCCTTGCCATCCATGTTTCCATTGGACGGCGTGGCTCTCGGCGGCGGACTTTTTTCTCATGCCAGCACGTATGACAGGACAGTTCTCACAGATTCGTTTCTCGCGGATAATTTCAAACCGGAAACATTGCAGAACATTTTTGGTGCTCCAAATCTTGGTCCTCCTCCCACGAAGAAATCGAAAAAACACCGGAACGACAGCGACGGAACACCACGTAGATGGAATGATCACAACAGCCGCTCGCTCGCGGTAAACAGGCCGAAGGGGCAACATAGTGCGCCGCGCGGGGGTCCGCCGAGATCGTGGACAAATAATGAACTTACGTTAGCTCTGCAGCATGTTTGGGAAAAGAAACTCACCACGTCGCAAGCTAGTCGATTGTTCGGGATTCCTTATAACAGTCTACTGATGTATGTGCGCGGCAAATACGGGAAGAGTCTCAAACTGGAGCAACTGCGTAAGAATTGTACCGGCGCCAATACTCCCGAGATTATGAACAACAATAACATCAAGCCCGTCCAACAGTCGGCGCAGATAAGTCATGCGTTCGCAACTCTGTCGTTGCAACATCCAGACAACAGCGGCTACGCTTCTCATCGCTCTCTGATCGGCGGCAACATGACGCAGCCGCAAGGCTTTTATCCCGCCGAGTATGCCGCGTCTTATCCTCTGGGAGTGAATTTAGCACATCTGATGCCTCCGAGCGAACAAAAACCCTTCGAATCCGCGAATTCAAGCGGCGATGGTGGATGTTTAGGAGATGGTAACGGTGGCGGCGATCTGACGAACTCGCAGACCAGCGAAACACCGTCGCCCATAGTcgatcatcatcatcatcaagAGTCGTCGTCATCGACATCGATGCAACCGCAACCGACACAGTCAGCGCCTGCATTGCTGCAACAGAACGGTTCGGATTAG